In a single window of the Natronosalvus caseinilyticus genome:
- a CDS encoding DUF5789 family protein produces the protein MADDKQGRDKQADDEERRQQEREVEEARTRADEAEPIPNDTVEQLDELDEALETHDYPTTTDDLIEAYGDYEIETQDGWESLEEVLGPTDNQTYVSADDVRSRILGRIRR, from the coding sequence ATGGCAGATGACAAACAGGGCCGGGACAAACAAGCAGATGACGAAGAGCGACGCCAGCAAGAGCGAGAAGTTGAGGAAGCACGTACCCGGGCCGATGAGGCCGAACCGATACCCAACGACACTGTTGAACAGCTTGATGAGCTTGATGAAGCACTCGAAACTCATGACTATCCAACCACGACGGATGACTTGATCGAGGCATATGGCGACTATGAAATCGAAACGCAGGATGGGTGGGAATCCCTTGAGGAAGTGCTTGGCCCGACCGACAACCAAACGTACGTTTCCGCCGATGACGTTCGAAGCCGGATACTGGGACGCATACGTCGCTGA